Genomic segment of Deinococcus apachensis DSM 19763:
CGTACTTCAGGTACAGGTCCACGCCCAGGCGCTTGCTGAGCTTCGGTGCCGGAATGAGGGGCGTATTCCCCTCATGCAGGGTCAGGGGAGGCGTCCGGTCGGTGACGGGCAGGTACTCGCGGTAGCGTTCGATCAGTCCGGGCATGCGGGATTCCTCCGTGCCGCCCCGGGACCTCCCGGAACGGTCAAGTCGGCCCATGCTACCGGGCGACTCCACGCGGGGCTTGGCAGAGGTAAGACAGGTCCACTGTCCGTCAGCTCACCGTCAGAGATGAGGGCGTCACCGCCCTTTTCTAGAGCGGGAACTTAAGGGGAATTAGCGGGACATCCATCCCGTCTTTGCTCTGCCTTGAAAAGGTGATGGGCTACACACTGGACGAGGGCACAGAGTCTCATTGTGCCATCACAACGAGGAGCAAGTCGTTGGAACTCAACGTCCTGGAGGTCAAAATATGAGTTGGATCATCCTGATTCTGGTGGGTGCGCTGTGCGGCTGGCTCGCAAGCCTGATCATGAAGACCGACGCCCAGCAGGGCGCGGTGGCGAACATCCTGATCGGCATCGTGGGCGCGCTGCTGGCGCAGTGGCTCTTCGGCAGCCTGCTGGGCATCGGCGGCGCCAACGCGGCGGGCAACGGCTTCAGCTTCTGGAGCATCATCTGGGGCATTGTCGGCAGCGTGATTCTGATCGCCATCCTTAAGGCCCTGCGCGTTCTGCGCTGACCCTGTTCTTCTCGAGGCCGAATTCCCCAGCGGGAGTTCGGTCTTTTTCT
This window contains:
- a CDS encoding GlsB/YeaQ/YmgE family stress response membrane protein, with amino-acid sequence MSWIILILVGALCGWLASLIMKTDAQQGAVANILIGIVGALLAQWLFGSLLGIGGANAAGNGFSFWSIIWGIVGSVILIAILKALRVLR